A stretch of Gossypium hirsutum isolate 1008001.06 chromosome A06, Gossypium_hirsutum_v2.1, whole genome shotgun sequence DNA encodes these proteins:
- the LOC107910042 gene encoding pyridoxal phosphate homeostasis protein — protein MNNLEECKAYNPQHLQQEEMAASAGAMDGLAASALRSVLQRVHQTAERCGRESQRIHVVAVSKTKPVSVIRQVYDAGHRCFGENYVQEIVEKAPQLPDDIEWHFIGNLQSNKVKPLIAGVPNLAMVETVDDEKIANHLNHVVGSFERKPLKVLVQVNTSGEESKSGVEPSGCVELVKHVSLNCPNLQFCGLMTIGMPDYTSTPENFKTLANCRSEVCKVLGIPEEQCELSMGMSSDFELAIEMGSTNVRVGSTIFGAREYPKKK, from the exons ATGAACAATCTGGAAGAGTGCAAAGCCTACAACCCACAACATCTACAACAAGAAGAGATGGCAGCTTCCGCGGGGGCTATGGACGGATTGGCTGCATCCGCTCTCCGCTCCGTTCTCCAGAGAGTCCACCAGACCGCCGAGCGGTGTGGTCGTGAATCGCAGCGGATCCATGTGGTCGCCGTCAGTAAAACCAAACCCGTCTCCGTCATTCGCCAAGTGTACGACGCTGGTCATCGCTGTTTCGGTGAAAACTATGTCCAGGAAATTGTCGAAAAAGCTCCTCAG CTTCCGGATGACATAGAGTGGCATTTTATTGGGAATTTGCAGAGCAATAAAGTGAAGCCTTTGATTG CTGGTGTGCCAAACCTTGCCATGGTGGAAACTGTAGATGATGAGAAG ATTGCAAATCATCTTAATCATGTTGTTGGAAGCTTTGAAAGAAAGCCTTTAAAAGTATTAGTCCAGGTGAATACCAGTGGCGAGGAAT CAAAATCTGGTGTAGAGCCTTCAGGTTGTGTGGAACTTGTAAAACATGTTAGTCTGAATTGTCCGAACCTTCAATTTTGTGGACTGATGACAATAGGGATGCCTGATTATACATCAACACCAGAGAATTTCAAG ACATTAGCAAATTGCAGAAGTGAGGTCTGCAAGGTTCTTGGAATACCTGAAGAACAATGTGAACTATCAATGGGAATGTCTAGTGATTTTGAGCTAGCT ATTGAAATGGGCAGTACGAATGTCAGAGTTGGATCAACCATCTTTGGAGCAAGGGAATATCCCAAGAAAAAATGA
- the LOC107910044 gene encoding pentatricopeptide repeat-containing protein At4g04370 translates to MNKIISTTTPSSTTKSFNSIINRLSSQGSYDEVLFTYISMLKSNTPPDSYTFPSLLKACTSLNLFSLGLSIHQHIVHHGFSSDSYTASSLINFYAKFDRTTNARKVFDKTPNRDVVPWTAIIGCYCRAGDLDHAFSMYNEMRCNGVEPSPVTFLSLLSGALNFAYVQALHGCAVLYGFESATTLGNSLLNAYIKCGSIREARGLFEFMDQRDKISWNSLISGYAQLGNVEGILQLLYRMKVESMDPDQQTFGSLLTAVAAQSKLDIGRMVHGQILRDGLHSDAHVQTALIVMYLSCGNGNAAYQIFEEVPEKDVVLWTAMISGLVQNTCADKALAVFYDMLKSRVVPSTATITSALAACAHLGAFNLGTSIHAYLLRQGLTIDIPAQNSLLTMYAKCGHLEQSCAVFERMDRKDSVSWNAIIAGCAQNDYLSKAFFFFSKMRSTLQKPDSITVVTLLQMSASTGALHQGKWFHNFVIRSCLRPCILVDTALVDMYCKCGDLDSAVKCFREMLQWDLISWSTIIAGYGSHGKGETALSMYFELLHSGMKPNKVIFLSILSACSHNGLVDQGLSIFESMSRDFGVQPGVEHHACIVDLLCRAGRVEEAYNFYKGNFLEPAADVLSMLLDTCRANGNLELGSIIAHDVIMLKPNSAGNYVQIAHCYASMSRWNRMGEAWTQMRSLGLRKLPGWSIIDLHGRVTTFFSGQTSHPKHEEIVATLLILWWEMSEAGVNFKMKEVHDMFLDGWFL, encoded by the coding sequence ATGAACAAAATTATATCCACTACAACTCCTAGCAGCACCACCAAATCATTTAATTCCATCATTAACCGTCTCTCCTCGCAAGGGTCCTACGATGAAGTCCTCTTCACCTACATTTCCATGCTCAAATCCAACACACCGCCTGATTCCTACACATTCCCCAGCCTCCTCAAAGCCTGCACCTCTCTAAACCTCTTTTCCCTCGGCCTTTCCATCCACCAACACATTGTGCATCATGGGTTTTCTTCAGATTCTTACACCGCATCttctttgattaatttttatgcgAAATTCGATCGCACCACGAATGCTCGCAAGGTTTTCGATAAAACGCCCAACAGAGATGTTGTTCCCTGGACTGCCATTATTGGCTGCTATTGTCGTGCTGGCGATCTGGACCATGCTTTTTCTATGTATAATGAAATGCGATGCAATGGGGTTGAGCCTAGTCCGGTTACTTTCTTAAGCTTACTCTCTGGAGCATTGAACTTTGCCTACGTACAAGCTTTACATGGCTGTGCGGTTTTATATGGCTTTGAATCGGCTACAACTTTGGGGAATTCGTTATTAAATGCATATATCAAATGTGGGAGTATTAGGGAAGCAAGAGGTTTGTTTGAATTTATGGACCAGAGAGATAAAATTTCATGGAATTCTTTGATTTCAGGTTATGCTCAGTTGGGGAATGTTGAAGGAATTTTGCAACTTTTATATAGAATGAAGGTAGAAAGTATGGACCCTGATCAGCAAACTTTTGGTTCTTTGCTTACTGCTGTGGCAGCACAGAGTAAGCTCGATATAGGAAGGATGGTGCATGGACAAATTTTAAGAGATGGGTTACATTCAGATGCGCATGTTCAAACAGCACTTATAGTTATGTATTTAAGCTGTGGGAATGGTAATGCTGCATATCAGATTTTTGAAGAGGTACCTGAAAAAGATGTGGTTTTATGGACAGCAATGATCTCTGGGCTAGTGCAAAATACTTGTGCAGACAAGGCCCTGGCAGTTTTCTATGATATGTTAAAGTCAAGAGTAGTTCCATCCACTGCCACCATAACTAGTGCTCTTGCTGCTTGTGCACACCTGGGAGCTTTTAATTTAGGAACTTCCATCCATGCTTACCTTTTAAGGCAAGGATTGACAATAGATATTCCAGCCCAAAACTCTCTTCTTACCATGTATGCCAAGTGTGGTCATTTGGAGCAAAGTTGTGCAGTTTTTGAGAGGATGGATAGAAAGGATTCGGTCTCTTGGAATGCAATTATTGCCGGATGTGCCCAAAATGACTATTTATCTAAggccttcttcttcttcagtaaAATGAGGTCAACCCTTCAAAAACCTGATTCAATAACTGTTGTCACCCTGCTTCAAATGTCTGCATCTACTGGTGCTCTCCATCAGGGGAAGTGGTTCCACAACTTTGTAATTAGAAGTTGTCTTAGGCCATGCATCTTGGTGGATACAGCTCTGGTGGACATGTATTGTAAATGTGGTGATTTAGACTCAGCTGTTAAGTGTTTTAGGGAGATGTTGCAATGGGACTTAATCTCATGGAGTACAATTATTGCTGGATATGGTAGTCATGGCAAAGGGGAGACAGCTTTAAGCATGTATTTTGAGCTTCTGCACTCTGGAATGAAACCAAATAAGGTGATTTTCCTTTCAATTCTCTCTGCCTGCAGTCACAATGGGCTTGTTGACCAGGGTCTGAGCATATTTGAGTCAATGTCTAGAGATTTTGGTGTTCAACCAGGAGTTGAGCACCATGCTTGCATTGTAGATCTCCTTTGTCGAGCTGGAAGGGTGGAGGAAGCTTATAACTTCTACAAGGGTAACTTCCTAGAGCCTGCTGCTGATGTTTTAAGCATGCTTCTTGATACCTGTCGAGCAAACGGTAACCTGGAACTGGGCAGCATTATTGCCCACGATGTCATCATGTTGAAGCCTAATAGTGCCGGAAACTATGTCCAGATAGCACACTGTTATGCTTCTATGAGTAGATGGAATCGCATGGGGGAAGCATGGACCCAAATGAGGTCCCTAGGCTTGAGAAAACTCCCGGGATGGAGTATTATTGACCTGCACGGCAGAGTTACCACATTTTTCTCCGGTCAAACTTCTCATCCAAAACATGAAGAAATAGTTGCAACACTGTTAATTCTGTGGTGGGAAATGAGTGAAGCGGGTGTGAACTTCAAGATGAAAGAAGTTCATGATATGTTCTTGGATGGATGGTTTTTATAA
- the LOC107962015 gene encoding glycosyltransferase BC10: MTKKAAAVAPVLVRHVIWLGWKLVVFLSFALCFIALLRLHFSPDISSPTNSLSRTRWRSRIPRYNFDGPPKIAFLFLARLNLPLDFLWGSFFENADAANFSIYIHSAPGFIFDETTSRSHFFYNRQLTDSIQVAWGESSMIEAERLLLATALQDPANQRFVLLSDSCVPLYNFSYIYRYLMASSRSFVDSFLDLKDGRYHPKMAPVIPRDKWRKGSQWISLVRSHAEVVVDDEVVLPVFKKFCKRRPAVDTSKGKLNLKLQKQHNCIPDEHYVPTLIAMSELEGDIERRTLTYTLWNQSATKMDNKAWHPVTFNYADASPKRLKEIKDINHVHYESEARTEWCQTNSTFVPCFLFARKFSRGAAMRLLSEGVVGPFDASSLLGNS; this comes from the exons ATGACGAAGAAAGCTGCCGCCGTCGCTCCGGTACTAGTGCGCCATGTTATCTGGTTAGGCTGGAAACTCGTGGTCTTCCTATCCTTCGCTCTTTGCTTCATCGCTCTCCTCCGCCTCCATTTCTCCCCCGACATCTCTTCTCCTACTAACTCTCTCTCTCGTACCCGTTGGAGATCTCGTATTCCTCGCTACAACTTCGATGGTCCCCCTAAGATCGCTTTTCTCTTCCTGGCCCGCCTCAACCTCCCTCTCGATTTTCTCTGGGGTAGCTTTTTCGAG AACGCTGACGCAGCCAATTTCTCCATTTATATACACTCCGCCCCTGGCTTCATCTTCGACGAGACGACTTCTCGATCGCATTTCTTTTATAACCGGCAATTGACTGATAGCATTCAG GTAGCATGGGGAGAATCAAGTATGATAGAAGCTGAAAGATTGTTACTTGCAACTGCTCTACAGGATCCTGCGAATCAAAGATTTGTTCTTCTCTCTGACAG TTGTGTTCCTCTATACAACTTCAGCTATATCTATAGATATCTTATGGCTTCTTCTAGGAGTTTCGTGGACAG CTTTCTTGATTTGAAGGATGGGCGTTACCACCCAAAAATGGCTCCGGTAATACCAAGGGACAAGTGGCGAAAAGGATCTCAG TGGATATCTTTGGTAAGGAGCCATGCTGAAGTCGTCGTAGATGATGAGGTTGTTCTTCCAGTTTTTAAGAAATTCTGCAAG CGACGCCCTGCTGTGGACACCAGTAAAGGAAAGCTGAATCTT AAACTTCAAAAGCAACACAATTGTATCCCAGATGAACATTATGTGCCAACGTTGATTGCT ATGAGTGAGCTCGAAGGTGACATAGAACGAAGAACACTGACCTATACACTGTGGAATCAATCTGCTACAAAAATGGATAACAAAGCTTGGCATCCTGTAACATTCAACTATGCAGATGCAAGCCCTAAACGACTCAAAGAAATAAAG GATATCAACCATGTACACTACGAGAGCGAAGCCCGGACGGAGTGGTGTCAAACTAACTCTACATTTGTTCCCTGCTTTTTATTTGCAAGGAAGTTTTCGCGAGGAGCTGCCATGCGCCTCTTGAGCGAGGGGGTGGTTGGCCCCTTTGACGCCTCCTCGTTATTAGGCAATTCTTAG